From a single Couchioplanes caeruleus genomic region:
- a CDS encoding GH92 family glycosyl hydrolase: MLRTLAATVVLAAAALSVPQAAAAAADLNLTQYVNPFIGTDDSNSPNPVGGGAGGSTFPGATVPFGMVQFSPDTPTASPSGYRDRDRTVESFSLTHFNGAGCPNNEDIPILPVTGALGSSPGSAWTSYASAYTKTNETASPGYYKNRLDKYGVDAELSATTRTGALRLTYPASTTARVLINASRSATGDRDGNVTISGNRVWGEHTAGGFCGGKTFKMYYSILFDRTPTGVGTFKGGTVSAGSTSTSGTQTGAYVTFDTTSNAVVNATVGISFVSVANAQNNATAEAAAFSTVRTNAANAWNTALNRIQVSGGSATDLQKFYTALYHVLQNPNIASDTNGEYRGFDGAVHSASHPVYQNYSGWDIYRSWASLVALIAPDVMSDIVKSMVLDGQQGGLLPKWSHQSVEDFVMPGDPGPIIVGSAYAFGVRGFDTAAALALMKKSATGGSTQGVVLRGNQGVYGTNQFIPGNPSETLEYVSSDFAIAQFAKAVGDSAGYDTYSARSQYWRSLFNGESSYIHTRDSGGAFTWPLNPAQESPYVEGNAAQYTWMVPHNLGGLITLMGGPQTAVQRLDHHFTELNGGLVRPYFYIGNEPEHNVPWTYNAARKPSGASDAVRRVMAESFTTGAGGLPGNDDLGATSAWYVWSALGFYPVTPGADTLAVHGGTFSSALIQRAPGNITITGGSATNRYVQSLSVGGSATSHNYFRYGDIANGGTVAFTMGSSPSSWGTGAGDVPPSFGDGRSQPAAEPDLGANLALGRPTTGSATCNSAESTAKAVDGVIAGNSKFCAGTAPQQVQVDLGSARTVSSFIVKHAGLGGEQTGWNTGAYTISTSTDGTSWSNAVTVTGSRASRTYTPVVARSARYVRLDITQPANDGNTAARIYELEVYGSSSAPTDLALRRPSSADSSCGAAEGPDKAFNGSWLAGWTDKWCSQGATKWLQTDLGSKQRVSTVVIRHAGAGGEYPAWNTRDFDVQTSDDGSSWTTRAQVRGNTADSTSTTVNVDARYVRIAVVTPASDGNTAARIYEVLVN, from the coding sequence ATGCTCCGTACCCTCGCCGCGACGGTGGTCCTCGCCGCCGCAGCCCTGTCCGTTCCCCAGGCGGCGGCCGCCGCCGCGGACCTGAACCTCACCCAGTACGTCAACCCGTTCATCGGCACCGACGACAGCAACTCCCCGAACCCGGTCGGCGGCGGCGCCGGCGGCAGCACCTTCCCCGGCGCCACCGTGCCGTTCGGCATGGTGCAGTTCAGCCCCGACACCCCCACCGCGTCACCGTCGGGCTACCGCGACCGCGACCGCACCGTCGAGTCGTTCAGCCTCACCCACTTCAACGGCGCCGGCTGCCCGAACAACGAGGACATCCCGATCCTGCCGGTCACCGGTGCGCTCGGCTCCTCCCCCGGCTCGGCCTGGACCAGCTACGCGTCGGCGTACACCAAGACGAACGAGACCGCCTCCCCCGGCTACTACAAGAACCGGCTCGACAAGTACGGCGTGGACGCCGAGCTGAGCGCCACCACGCGGACCGGCGCGCTGCGGCTGACGTACCCGGCGTCGACGACGGCCCGGGTGCTCATCAACGCCAGCCGCTCGGCCACCGGTGACCGCGACGGCAACGTCACGATCAGCGGCAACCGTGTCTGGGGCGAGCACACCGCCGGCGGCTTCTGCGGCGGCAAGACGTTCAAGATGTACTACTCGATCCTGTTCGACCGCACGCCCACCGGCGTCGGCACGTTCAAGGGCGGCACGGTCAGCGCTGGCTCGACCTCGACGAGCGGGACGCAGACCGGCGCGTACGTCACCTTCGACACCACGTCCAACGCCGTCGTGAACGCCACCGTCGGCATCTCGTTCGTCAGCGTGGCGAACGCGCAGAACAACGCGACCGCCGAGGCCGCCGCCTTCTCGACCGTACGGACGAACGCGGCCAACGCCTGGAACACCGCGCTCAACCGGATCCAGGTCAGCGGCGGCAGCGCGACCGACCTGCAGAAGTTCTACACGGCGCTGTACCACGTGCTGCAGAACCCGAACATCGCCAGCGACACCAACGGCGAGTACCGCGGCTTCGACGGCGCCGTGCACAGCGCCTCGCACCCCGTCTACCAGAACTACTCAGGCTGGGACATCTACCGGTCCTGGGCGTCGCTGGTGGCGCTGATCGCGCCGGACGTCATGAGCGACATCGTGAAGTCCATGGTGCTCGACGGCCAGCAGGGCGGTCTGCTGCCGAAGTGGTCGCACCAGAGCGTCGAGGACTTCGTGATGCCCGGCGACCCCGGACCGATCATCGTGGGCAGCGCGTACGCGTTCGGCGTGCGCGGCTTCGACACCGCGGCCGCGCTGGCGCTGATGAAGAAGAGCGCGACCGGCGGCAGCACCCAGGGCGTCGTGCTGCGCGGCAACCAGGGCGTGTACGGCACCAACCAGTTCATCCCCGGCAACCCGTCGGAGACCCTCGAGTACGTGTCCTCCGACTTCGCCATCGCCCAGTTCGCCAAGGCCGTCGGGGACAGCGCCGGGTACGACACGTACAGCGCGCGGTCGCAGTACTGGCGCAGCCTGTTCAACGGCGAGTCGTCGTACATCCACACCCGGGACAGCGGCGGAGCGTTCACCTGGCCGCTGAACCCGGCTCAGGAGAGCCCGTACGTCGAGGGCAACGCGGCCCAGTACACGTGGATGGTCCCGCACAACCTCGGCGGGCTGATCACGCTCATGGGCGGCCCGCAGACCGCGGTGCAGCGCCTCGACCACCACTTCACCGAGCTCAACGGCGGGCTCGTGCGGCCGTACTTCTACATCGGCAACGAGCCGGAGCACAACGTGCCGTGGACGTACAACGCGGCGCGCAAGCCGTCGGGGGCGAGCGACGCGGTCCGCCGGGTCATGGCGGAGTCGTTCACCACCGGCGCCGGCGGCCTGCCCGGCAACGACGACCTCGGCGCCACCTCCGCCTGGTACGTCTGGTCGGCGCTCGGCTTCTACCCGGTCACCCCGGGCGCGGACACCCTCGCGGTGCACGGCGGCACGTTCTCCAGCGCGCTGATCCAGCGGGCGCCGGGCAACATCACGATCACCGGGGGCAGCGCGACGAACCGCTACGTGCAGTCGCTGTCGGTCGGCGGCTCGGCCACCAGCCACAACTACTTCCGGTACGGCGACATCGCGAACGGCGGCACGGTGGCGTTCACGATGGGGTCGAGCCCGTCGTCGTGGGGCACCGGGGCGGGCGACGTACCGCCGAGCTTCGGTGACGGGCGTTCGCAGCCGGCGGCGGAGCCGGACCTCGGGGCGAACCTGGCCCTGGGCCGCCCGACCACCGGCTCGGCCACCTGCAACAGCGCCGAGTCCACGGCCAAGGCGGTGGACGGCGTGATCGCCGGCAACAGCAAGTTCTGCGCCGGTACGGCCCCGCAGCAGGTCCAGGTGGACCTGGGCTCGGCCCGCACGGTGAGCTCGTTCATCGTCAAGCACGCCGGGCTGGGCGGGGAGCAGACCGGCTGGAACACCGGCGCGTACACGATCTCGACCAGCACCGACGGCACGAGCTGGAGCAACGCGGTCACCGTGACCGGCTCCCGGGCGAGCCGGACGTACACCCCGGTCGTGGCACGCAGCGCCCGCTACGTCCGCCTCGACATCACCCAGCCGGCCAACGACGGCAACACCGCGGCCCGGATCTACGAACTCGAGGTGTACGGCAGCAGCAGCGCCCCCACCGACCTCGCGCTGCGCCGGCCGTCCTCGGCCGACTCGTCGTGCGGGGCGGCCGAAGGCCCGGACAAGGCGTTCAACGGCAGCTGGCTCGCCGGCTGGACCGACAAGTGGTGCTCCCAGGGCGCGACCAAGTGGCTGCAGACAGACCTGGGAAGCAAGCAGCGGGTGTCCACTGTGGTGATCCGACACGCCGGAGCGGGCGGCGAATATCCGGCGTGGAACACGCGGGACTTCGACGTCCAGACCTCGGACGACGGGTCGTCGTGGACCACCCGGGCACAGGTTCGCGGGAACACTGCGGACTCGACGTCCACCACGGTGAACGTCGATGCCCGCTATGTTCGTATAGCCGTGGTGACGCCCGCTTCTGACGGCAACACCGCGGCGCGCATCTACGAGGTGCTCGTGAACTAG
- a CDS encoding NAD(P)H-hydrate dehydratase yields the protein MPSRSEERVITPQLLREWPLPNPQGSKEARGTVLVIGGSRYTPGAVLLAGVAALRAGAGRLQLAVTGSTAAALSIAVPEAKVVGLPENDGGSVRGDVPDHLLEMAATADVLAIGCGLDDIEETQRLLHKVLDAAGKDASVVLDAYALGALSKEPDLLAQRPQAAVLTPNVTEAEHLLGRKTKDDLAAEAMELAHRYDATVSLYGHIAAPDGGAWREESGDAGLGTSGSGDVRAGIVAGLLGRGAEPAQAACWGAFAHAVSGQRLAPRFGRTGFLARELVDEVAYTIATV from the coding sequence ATGCCGAGCCGGTCTGAGGAACGGGTCATCACCCCGCAACTGCTGCGGGAGTGGCCGCTGCCCAACCCGCAGGGGAGCAAGGAGGCGCGCGGCACGGTGCTGGTGATCGGCGGCTCCCGGTACACCCCGGGTGCGGTGCTGCTCGCCGGGGTCGCCGCCCTGCGCGCCGGGGCGGGGCGGTTGCAGCTGGCGGTGACCGGCTCGACCGCGGCGGCGCTGAGCATCGCCGTACCCGAGGCGAAGGTCGTGGGCCTGCCCGAGAACGACGGCGGATCGGTCCGCGGCGACGTGCCCGACCACCTGCTGGAGATGGCGGCCACGGCGGACGTGCTGGCGATCGGTTGCGGGCTCGACGACATCGAGGAGACCCAGCGGCTGCTGCACAAGGTGCTGGACGCCGCCGGCAAGGACGCGTCCGTGGTGCTGGACGCGTACGCCCTGGGCGCCCTCAGCAAGGAGCCCGATCTGCTCGCCCAGCGCCCGCAGGCCGCGGTGCTCACCCCGAACGTCACGGAGGCCGAGCACCTGCTGGGCCGCAAGACCAAGGACGACCTCGCCGCCGAGGCGATGGAGCTGGCCCACCGCTACGACGCCACCGTCTCGCTGTACGGCCACATCGCCGCCCCGGACGGCGGGGCCTGGCGGGAGGAGAGCGGCGACGCCGGCCTGGGCACCTCGGGCAGCGGCGACGTGCGCGCCGGCATCGTCGCCGGGCTGCTGGGCCGCGGCGCCGAACCGGCGCAGGCGGCGTGCTGGGGCGCGTTCGCCCACGCCGTCAGCGGCCAGCGGCTGGCCCCCCGGTTCGGGCGTACGGGGTTCCTCGCCCGCGAACTCGTGGACGAGGTGGCCTACACGATTGCCACGGTCTGA
- a CDS encoding histidine phosphatase family protein, translated as MEQLQWLGVVRHGQSTGNVIAQDAETGGLEAIDIPERDADVPLSELGREQARAVGKWLAGLGEDERPELAVVSPYLRTRQTAELALEGSGVPMVVDERLRDRELGVLDLLTGRGVQARLPGEYARRARLGKFYYRPPGGESWADVLLRLRALLRELREDHPGGRVLCFGHEATVFLVRYLAEELSEARLMEIAHATAIANTSISTWRRHGGELRPELFNDVSHLHDVGTPPTKQEDVDAEPV; from the coding sequence ATGGAGCAACTGCAGTGGCTGGGTGTGGTCCGGCACGGCCAGAGCACCGGCAACGTCATCGCCCAGGACGCGGAGACCGGCGGGCTCGAGGCCATCGACATCCCCGAGCGCGACGCCGACGTACCCCTGTCGGAGCTGGGCCGCGAGCAGGCCCGCGCGGTCGGCAAGTGGCTCGCGGGCCTCGGCGAGGACGAACGGCCGGAGCTGGCCGTCGTGTCGCCGTACCTGCGGACGCGGCAGACCGCGGAGCTGGCGCTGGAGGGCAGCGGCGTGCCGATGGTCGTCGACGAGCGGCTGCGCGACCGTGAGCTCGGCGTCCTGGACCTGCTGACCGGCCGCGGCGTGCAGGCCCGGCTGCCCGGCGAGTACGCCCGCCGCGCCCGCCTCGGCAAGTTCTACTACCGCCCGCCCGGCGGCGAGTCGTGGGCCGACGTGCTGCTGCGCCTGCGGGCCCTGCTGCGGGAGCTGCGCGAGGACCATCCCGGCGGCCGGGTGCTGTGCTTCGGCCACGAGGCCACGGTGTTCCTCGTCCGCTACCTGGCCGAGGAGCTCAGCGAGGCCCGGCTGATGGAGATCGCCCACGCCACCGCCATCGCGAACACCTCGATCAGCACGTGGCGCCGCCACGGCGGCGAGCTGCGACCGGAGCTGTTCAACGACGTCTCCCACCTGCACGACGTCGGGACGCCGCCCACCAAGCAGGAGGACGTCGATGCCGAGCCGGTCTGA
- a CDS encoding putative bifunctional diguanylate cyclase/phosphodiesterase, whose protein sequence is MPVRDRLPVITGAVLLAFSLVRFVVGFFVEFRLPVMGWLPLPVMSLLAAYACFRAWRRTDLDVATRRFWRQAMCCCVLLAVTVSINARDALGSEGGFQRISTLAACLYMVILGFAVWALLRLPAWERSRSEWVRFGLDTGIILITTGVLIWHFSLTRTAAWASQTGTALPVLAIAMVASVSMIAFTKVAFAGAGELDRRAMHLLSFGTGAAAASASLMPFLESRPQLNTGFLAVPIATFCAQLSALRQTQSAGDARAARPVPRRFSMVPYLAVAGMDAMLLGTDITRSTEGRTIAAATVAITALVVVRQITTLRENTRLLETVDANLRQLRDYQVQLAHQVRHDTLTEIANRASFEEQVTRQLAAGEEFLVALLDLDDFKVVNDRLGHGTGDALLKAVSRRLHDRLRDVDTVARLGGDEFTLLLPGLTGDEAATLLQRLVRAVQEPLLIEGHEMVPRISIGVTASMPGDTPGELLRRADVAMYAAKNAGGARWAWFDPAMDRLADQDARLGADLRQALARDELRVLYQPIVELPHGGIVGVEALLRWRHARHGDVSPAVFIPLAERNGTIIELGRWVFEQVVAQTAAWQRQYGTAAPGRVSVNVSARQLREPGFVEEIAAAVRTAGVDPGVLVAEVTETAVLGTGAALEAIRDLSTLGIRVALDDFGTGQSSLSLLVDCPVHVLKVDKSFVDGVTTSSPQAVIVDNLIGITSGLRIQAVAEGVETADQARRLHQVGYRYAQGFHFARPMTGEDVGRLLRPAVPG, encoded by the coding sequence ATGCCCGTACGCGACCGCCTGCCCGTGATCACGGGGGCCGTGCTGCTCGCGTTCAGCCTCGTACGGTTCGTGGTGGGTTTCTTCGTCGAGTTCCGGCTGCCCGTGATGGGGTGGCTGCCGCTGCCGGTGATGTCGTTGCTGGCCGCGTACGCCTGCTTCCGGGCCTGGCGCCGCACCGACCTCGACGTGGCGACGCGCCGGTTCTGGCGGCAGGCGATGTGCTGCTGCGTCCTGCTCGCCGTGACCGTCTCGATCAACGCGCGCGACGCCCTCGGATCCGAGGGTGGTTTCCAGCGCATCAGCACCCTCGCCGCGTGCCTTTACATGGTCATCCTCGGCTTCGCGGTCTGGGCGCTGCTGCGGCTGCCCGCCTGGGAGCGGTCCCGGTCGGAGTGGGTGCGCTTCGGGCTCGACACCGGCATCATCCTGATCACCACCGGCGTGCTGATCTGGCACTTCTCGCTGACCCGGACGGCGGCCTGGGCCTCGCAGACCGGTACGGCGCTGCCCGTGCTGGCCATCGCCATGGTCGCCTCGGTGTCGATGATCGCCTTCACCAAGGTCGCGTTCGCCGGCGCGGGCGAGCTGGACCGGCGCGCCATGCACCTGCTGTCGTTCGGCACCGGCGCGGCGGCCGCCTCGGCGTCGCTCATGCCGTTCCTGGAGTCGCGGCCGCAGCTCAACACCGGCTTCCTCGCCGTACCGATCGCCACGTTCTGCGCCCAGCTGTCCGCGCTGCGGCAGACGCAGAGCGCGGGCGACGCGCGGGCCGCCCGCCCGGTGCCGCGGCGCTTCAGCATGGTGCCGTACCTGGCCGTGGCGGGGATGGACGCGATGCTGCTGGGCACCGACATCACCCGCTCCACCGAGGGCCGGACCATCGCCGCCGCCACGGTCGCGATCACGGCGCTGGTCGTCGTCCGGCAGATCACCACGCTGCGGGAGAACACCCGCCTGCTCGAGACGGTCGACGCCAACCTGCGCCAGCTGCGCGACTACCAGGTCCAGCTCGCCCACCAGGTCCGGCACGACACGCTCACCGAGATCGCCAACCGGGCCAGCTTCGAGGAGCAGGTCACCCGGCAGCTCGCCGCCGGCGAGGAGTTCCTCGTCGCCCTGCTCGACCTCGACGACTTCAAGGTCGTCAACGACCGGCTCGGGCACGGCACCGGCGACGCGCTGCTCAAGGCGGTGAGCCGGCGGCTGCACGACCGGCTGCGCGACGTCGACACGGTCGCGCGCCTCGGCGGCGACGAGTTCACGCTGCTGCTGCCCGGGCTGACCGGCGACGAGGCCGCCACGCTGCTGCAGCGGCTGGTCCGCGCCGTGCAGGAGCCGCTGCTGATCGAGGGGCACGAGATGGTCCCGCGGATCAGCATCGGCGTCACCGCCAGCATGCCCGGCGACACCCCCGGAGAGCTGCTGCGCCGCGCCGACGTCGCCATGTACGCGGCCAAGAACGCCGGCGGCGCCCGCTGGGCCTGGTTCGACCCGGCGATGGACCGGCTCGCCGACCAGGACGCGCGGCTCGGCGCGGACCTGCGCCAGGCCCTCGCCCGCGACGAGCTGCGGGTGCTCTACCAGCCCATCGTGGAGCTGCCGCACGGCGGCATCGTCGGCGTCGAGGCTCTGCTGCGCTGGCGGCACGCCCGGCACGGCGACGTCTCCCCCGCCGTGTTCATCCCGCTCGCCGAACGCAACGGCACGATCATCGAGCTCGGCCGCTGGGTGTTCGAGCAGGTCGTCGCGCAGACGGCCGCCTGGCAGCGGCAGTACGGCACCGCCGCACCCGGGCGGGTCAGCGTCAACGTCTCCGCCCGGCAGCTGCGGGAACCCGGCTTCGTCGAGGAGATCGCCGCGGCGGTCCGCACCGCCGGCGTGGACCCGGGCGTGCTCGTCGCCGAGGTCACCGAGACCGCCGTGCTCGGCACCGGCGCCGCGCTCGAGGCCATCCGGGACCTCAGCACGCTGGGTATCCGCGTCGCGCTCGACGACTTCGGCACCGGCCAGTCGTCGCTGAGCCTGCTCGTCGACTGCCCGGTGCACGTCCTCAAGGTCGACAAGTCGTTCGTCGACGGGGTCACCACCAGCAGCCCGCAGGCGGTCATCGTGGACAACCTCATCGGCATCACCTCCGGACTGCGCATCCAGGCCGTCGCCGAGGGGGTGGAGACCGCCGACCAGGCCCGGCGCCTGCACCAGGTGGGGTACCGGTACGCGCAGGGCTTCCACTTCGCGCGCCCGATGACCGGCGAGGACGTCGGCCGGCTGCTGCGTCCCGCCGTACCGGGCTGA
- a CDS encoding CBS domain-containing protein yields MPTAREIMTPDVTCVGEKETVAQAAHKMAELGVGSLPICGEDNRLKGMVTDRDIVVKVLARDRNPADCTAGELGEGKPVTVGADDDAQEILRTMSQHKVRRVPVIDGHQLVGIVAVADVARALPDRPVGELLDAISE; encoded by the coding sequence ATGCCCACCGCCCGCGAGATCATGACGCCCGACGTCACCTGCGTCGGCGAGAAGGAGACGGTCGCCCAGGCCGCGCACAAGATGGCCGAGCTCGGTGTCGGCTCGCTGCCGATCTGCGGCGAGGACAACCGGCTCAAGGGCATGGTCACCGACCGCGACATCGTCGTGAAGGTGCTCGCCCGCGACCGCAACCCCGCCGACTGCACGGCCGGCGAGCTCGGCGAGGGCAAGCCGGTCACGGTCGGCGCCGACGACGACGCGCAGGAGATCCTGCGCACCATGTCGCAGCACAAGGTCCGCCGCGTTCCGGTGATCGACGGCCACCAGCTGGTCGGCATCGTCGCGGTGGCCGACGTGGCCCGGGCGCTGCCCGACCGCCCGGTCGGTGAGCTGCTCGACGCGATCTCCGAGTAA
- a CDS encoding alkaline phosphatase D family protein, producing MTVDSHQKGAVDRRTLLRLAGLSAGAGLVAAATLPGEAHAAAGPFQHGVASGDPLPGGILLWTRVTPTPESVPGSGAGPEVTVAWQIAADADFATVVQAGEVRTGPARDHTVKVDVSGLTPATTYWFRFGLDGGWSPAGRTMTAPAADAAIARLRMGVVSCANWEAGYFAAYRHLAERGDLNLVVHLGDYIYEYGTGDFAAGDVVVRPTKPEHETLTLQDYRVRHALHKTDPDLQALHASVPWIITWDDHEVANDMWSGGAENHTPGTEGDFGARVAASRQAYAEWMPVRLGADGHIYRRLRYGTLFELSMLDLRSYRSEQADRTGDDVDDPDRTIAGGDQLRWLTDGLIGSTARWKLVGNPVMISRLDLATLPAWLLGPLGDLLGLPDNGIVVNPDQWDGYNADRERLVDALRAARTRDVVFLTGDIHTSWASELTTRDTGPRNPAAAEFVVPSVTSDNLDDFLHTPPGGPVSRLTADLIRATNPHVKWVETDGHGYGVLDVTTDRCRMDWYHLADRTKRDTATRWVAGWSVGTGSSRIRQEPAPAG from the coding sequence ATGACTGTCGATTCCCACCAGAAGGGTGCGGTCGATCGCCGCACCCTTCTGCGTCTCGCCGGCCTCTCCGCCGGCGCCGGCCTCGTCGCCGCGGCGACCCTGCCCGGCGAGGCCCACGCCGCGGCCGGTCCCTTCCAGCACGGCGTCGCCTCCGGAGATCCGCTGCCCGGCGGCATCCTGCTGTGGACCCGCGTCACCCCCACCCCGGAGTCGGTTCCCGGATCCGGCGCCGGGCCCGAGGTCACGGTCGCCTGGCAGATCGCCGCCGACGCGGACTTCGCCACGGTCGTGCAGGCCGGCGAGGTGCGGACCGGCCCGGCCCGCGACCACACCGTCAAGGTCGACGTGTCGGGGCTGACCCCGGCCACCACGTACTGGTTCCGCTTCGGGCTGGACGGCGGCTGGTCGCCGGCCGGGCGGACGATGACCGCCCCCGCCGCGGACGCCGCGATCGCCCGGCTGCGGATGGGCGTGGTGTCCTGCGCCAACTGGGAGGCGGGCTACTTCGCCGCGTACCGGCACCTCGCCGAGCGCGGCGATCTGAACCTCGTGGTGCACCTCGGCGACTACATCTACGAGTACGGCACCGGCGACTTCGCGGCCGGCGACGTGGTGGTCCGCCCCACGAAGCCCGAGCACGAGACCCTCACCCTGCAGGACTACCGGGTCCGCCACGCGCTGCACAAGACCGACCCCGACCTGCAGGCGCTGCACGCCTCGGTGCCGTGGATCATCACCTGGGACGACCACGAGGTCGCCAACGACATGTGGAGCGGCGGCGCGGAGAACCACACCCCGGGCACCGAGGGCGACTTCGGGGCGCGGGTGGCGGCCTCGCGGCAGGCGTACGCGGAGTGGATGCCCGTACGCCTCGGCGCCGACGGCCACATCTACCGCCGGCTGCGCTACGGCACGCTGTTCGAGCTGTCCATGCTCGACCTGCGCTCGTACCGCTCGGAGCAGGCGGACCGTACGGGTGACGACGTCGACGACCCGGACCGCACGATCGCCGGCGGCGACCAGCTGCGGTGGCTGACCGACGGGCTGATCGGCAGCACGGCCCGGTGGAAGCTGGTCGGCAACCCGGTGATGATCTCGCGGCTCGACCTGGCCACCCTGCCGGCCTGGCTGCTCGGGCCGCTCGGCGACCTGCTGGGCCTGCCGGACAACGGGATCGTGGTCAACCCCGACCAGTGGGACGGCTACAACGCCGACCGGGAACGGCTGGTCGACGCGCTGCGCGCCGCCCGTACCCGGGACGTGGTGTTCCTGACCGGCGACATCCACACCTCCTGGGCCAGCGAGCTGACCACCCGGGACACCGGGCCGCGCAACCCGGCCGCCGCCGAGTTCGTCGTGCCGTCGGTGACCAGCGACAACCTCGACGACTTCCTGCACACCCCGCCCGGCGGCCCGGTCAGCCGGCTCACGGCCGACCTGATCCGGGCGACGAACCCGCACGTGAAGTGGGTCGAGACGGACGGGCACGGCTACGGCGTGCTGGACGTGACCACCGACCGCTGCCGGATGGACTGGTATCACCTCGCCGACCGGACGAAGCGCGACACCGCCACGCGGTGGGTGGCCGGATGGTCGGTCGGCACCGGCTCCTCGCGGATCCGCCAGGAGCCGGCGCCGGCCGGCTGA
- a CDS encoding extracellular solute-binding protein, translated as MTVTRRSLLGGAAAAAALGLTGCAGLTPGRRSGGSLDYWNLFGGGDGVRMAQMLDTFRAANPGITLDAVTLAWGNPYYTKLSLATLGDKPPDVAVAHLTRMTTMVEAGLVEELHADDLARHGLTADKFASRPWQAGLVEGRTYAIPLDTHPFVMFYNTDVCEKAGLLDSSGALSPLDTPEKFTDALRKAKEVTKAYGGVVAITNETATPWRIFQSLYSQLGGEMLADQGRKVVIDDGRANRVLSFLQGLTRSGVAPASIDYQGSIASFANGQAGFFFQGEWEISTFQTAKTPFSMTLFPNVFGGGKYAVQADSHTLLIPRQPDRDPERTDRALLFIRSMLDQSKTWAEGGHVPAWLPFRDSAEYKAMTPQSNYAAAADAAVYDPAGWYSGSGSNFEIITGSIIASVMAGQQSPASAIAQMRDKLTNLATTAPPV; from the coding sequence ATGACCGTGACCCGACGCTCCCTGCTCGGCGGCGCCGCTGCCGCCGCGGCTCTCGGGCTGACCGGGTGCGCCGGGCTCACCCCGGGGCGCCGCAGCGGCGGCTCGCTGGACTACTGGAACCTCTTCGGCGGCGGCGACGGCGTCCGGATGGCCCAGATGCTCGACACGTTCCGCGCCGCGAACCCGGGCATCACGCTGGACGCCGTCACGCTGGCCTGGGGCAACCCGTACTACACCAAGCTGTCGCTGGCCACGCTCGGCGACAAACCGCCGGACGTGGCGGTCGCGCACCTCACCCGGATGACGACGATGGTGGAGGCCGGGCTGGTCGAGGAGCTGCACGCGGACGATCTCGCCCGGCACGGCCTGACGGCCGACAAGTTCGCCTCGCGGCCGTGGCAGGCAGGGCTGGTGGAGGGGCGCACGTACGCGATCCCGCTCGACACCCACCCGTTCGTCATGTTCTACAACACCGACGTCTGCGAGAAGGCCGGGCTGCTCGACTCGTCCGGGGCATTGAGCCCGCTGGACACGCCGGAGAAGTTCACCGACGCGCTACGCAAGGCCAAGGAGGTCACCAAGGCCTACGGCGGCGTCGTCGCGATCACGAACGAGACCGCCACCCCGTGGCGCATCTTCCAGTCGCTCTACAGCCAGCTGGGCGGCGAGATGCTGGCCGACCAGGGGCGCAAGGTGGTCATCGACGACGGCCGGGCCAACCGGGTGCTCTCGTTCCTGCAGGGACTCACCCGCTCCGGCGTCGCACCGGCGAGCATCGACTACCAGGGCTCGATCGCCAGCTTCGCCAACGGCCAGGCCGGCTTCTTCTTCCAGGGCGAATGGGAGATCTCGACGTTCCAGACGGCCAAGACGCCGTTCTCGATGACGCTTTTCCCCAACGTTTTCGGCGGCGGCAAGTACGCCGTGCAGGCCGACTCGCACACGCTGCTCATCCCACGCCAGCCCGACCGCGACCCGGAACGCACCGACCGCGCGCTGCTGTTCATCCGCTCGATGCTGGACCAGAGCAAGACCTGGGCCGAGGGCGGCCACGTGCCGGCCTGGCTGCCCTTCCGCGACAGCGCCGAGTACAAGGCGATGACGCCGCAGTCGAACTACGCGGCGGCCGCCGACGCCGCCGTCTACGACCCGGCCGGCTGGTACTCCGGCTCCGGCTCCAACTTCGAGATCATCACCGGCTCGATCATCGCGTCGGTCATGGCCGGGCAGCAGTCCCCGGCGTCCGCGATCGCGCAGATGCGCGACAAGCTCACGAACCTCGCCACGACCGCGCCGCCGGTCTGA